Proteins encoded by one window of bacterium:
- a CDS encoding nitrous oxide reductase accessory protein NosL, with protein sequence MTIADKAFGTEMVTTKGKILKYDSIECLAAAEFERGSNADIHSRWTTDFNHPGLFLNTDQAIIVATDRQKSPMGIGLVAVSSRAAADDLIAAKGGQVITWNETIQLVVESWKLAEAR encoded by the coding sequence ATGACCATCGCCGACAAAGCCTTCGGGACCGAGATGGTTACAACTAAGGGAAAGATACTCAAGTATGACTCTATTGAGTGTCTCGCCGCCGCCGAATTCGAGCGCGGCAGCAACGCGGATATTCACTCACGGTGGACCACCGATTTCAATCATCCCGGCCTGTTCCTCAATACAGACCAGGCGATCATCGTAGCGACCGACCGTCAGAAAAGCCCGATGGGGATCGGTCTGGTTGCGGTCAGCAGCCGCGCGGCAGCGGATGATCTCATCGCCGCCAAAGGCGGGCAGGTCATCACCTGGAACGAGACAATTCAATTGGTCGTGGAGTCGTGGAAACTTGCGGAGGCGAGGTGA
- the nosD gene encoding nitrous oxide reductase family maturation protein NosD, producing MKRITLIFIASLLAVTLNSALVHGAVLCVQPTGELQSLRAALLKANDNDTILVASGTYCEWNLIAAKSVTILGEDWPTIDASEKGPILEVTAPNVHISGIIFCNVPVSHIKEHAAILVSSTQECEISNNRFRGNFFAIYLANSQRCQIIDNEVRGTSTDLTNSGNAIHLWKSRDITITGNILRGHRDGIYLEFVKHSLITDNQSEQNLRYGLHFMFSDSCRYENNQFVGNGSGVAVMYTTSVNMSDNTFADSWGGAAYGLLLKDIKDSRVANNLFSGNSVAINMEGSDRVRIDSNKFVSNGWAIKIMANCVGGQIKNNSFIDNTFQVATNSRQTFSTFEANYWSAYRGFDLDRDGFGDEPFRPVSLYSLLVESEPPTLILVRSLLVDLLDLAERVMPTLTPEALVDAKPRMRPII from the coding sequence GTGAAGCGCATAACCTTGATTTTTATCGCCTCTCTACTTGCCGTGACCCTCAACTCAGCACTTGTTCACGGTGCAGTCCTCTGCGTTCAACCAACCGGAGAACTTCAGTCCCTTCGGGCGGCCTTATTGAAAGCAAATGATAATGACACGATTCTGGTTGCCTCCGGCACTTATTGCGAGTGGAACCTGATCGCGGCAAAATCCGTCACAATCCTCGGCGAAGACTGGCCGACCATCGACGCATCTGAGAAGGGCCCTATTCTTGAGGTGACCGCGCCGAATGTACATATCTCCGGCATAATTTTTTGCAATGTTCCAGTCAGCCACATCAAGGAACATGCAGCGATCCTTGTATCAAGTACTCAAGAGTGCGAGATAAGCAACAACCGTTTTAGAGGCAATTTCTTCGCCATTTATCTCGCCAACTCGCAACGTTGCCAGATCATTGACAATGAAGTACGTGGAACCTCGACCGACCTGACCAATTCCGGCAACGCGATCCACCTCTGGAAGTCTCGCGATATCACCATCACCGGGAATATCCTGCGCGGCCACCGCGATGGAATCTACCTTGAATTTGTCAAGCATAGTCTCATCACCGATAATCAGAGCGAACAGAATCTTCGCTACGGCCTGCACTTCATGTTTTCAGACAGTTGCAGATATGAGAATAATCAGTTTGTCGGCAATGGTTCCGGCGTGGCAGTGATGTATACAACTTCAGTCAACATGTCGGACAACACCTTCGCCGATAGTTGGGGTGGCGCGGCCTACGGACTACTGCTTAAGGATATCAAAGACAGCCGCGTTGCGAACAATCTCTTTTCAGGGAATTCAGTCGCGATCAATATGGAGGGTTCCGACCGGGTGCGGATCGATTCCAACAAGTTTGTTTCAAATGGCTGGGCGATCAAGATAATGGCCAACTGCGTTGGCGGACAGATCAAGAATAACAGCTTTATCGATAACACCTTTCAAGTGGCCACCAACAGCCGCCAGACATTCAGCACATTCGAGGCGAACTACTGGAGCGCGTACCGAGGGTTCGACCTCGATCGCGATGGCTTTGGCGATGAACCATTCCGCCCGGTAAGCCTGTACAGCCTGCTCGTGGAATCCGAACCGCCGACCCTCATTCTCGTCAGAAGTTTGCTGGTGGACCTGTTGGACTTGGCGGAACGGGTGATGCCGACCCTTACTCCCGAAGCCCTTGTGGACGCCAAACCCCGTATGAGGCCGATTATATGA
- a CDS encoding ABC transporter ATP-binding protein — MIAISHLHKRFGSFVALHDVDLSIERGRITGIIGPNGSGKSTLMKSLLGLVTPTSGSITINGYLLNGASEYRRTLGYVPQVARFPQDLTGREVIEIVRGLRTDMPSLENELIALFGLESELTKRTRAMSGGTRQKLSVVLACMYDPSLVICDEPTAGLDPLANTRLKEFLLALKARERTVLITTHIMSDLEEIADDVVVLLEGRIRFAGSVRDLKLKTEEPRLEAAVARLLQRGAA; from the coding sequence ATGATAGCGATATCTCACCTGCACAAGCGCTTTGGTTCATTTGTCGCGCTGCACGATGTCGACCTGTCGATCGAACGGGGCAGGATCACCGGTATTATCGGGCCGAACGGCTCCGGCAAGTCGACCTTGATGAAATCTCTTCTCGGTCTTGTCACCCCAACCTCGGGGTCAATCACCATCAACGGCTATCTGTTGAACGGCGCCAGCGAATATCGTCGCACCCTCGGATATGTTCCGCAAGTCGCGCGATTTCCGCAGGATCTCACCGGTCGTGAGGTTATTGAGATTGTCAGGGGCCTCCGCACCGACATGCCCTCGCTCGAAAATGAACTCATCGCTCTCTTTGGCCTGGAGTCGGAACTGACCAAGCGGACGCGTGCCATGTCCGGCGGCACGCGCCAGAAGCTCAGTGTGGTGCTCGCCTGCATGTATGATCCATCGTTGGTCATCTGCGATGAACCGACCGCCGGCCTTGACCCGCTTGCTAACACGCGCCTCAAGGAGTTTCTCCTTGCGCTCAAAGCGCGCGAGCGTACAGTTCTTATCACGACCCATATCATGAGCGACCTGGAAGAGATCGCCGATGATGTCGTGGTTCTGCTCGAAGGTCGTATCAGGTTCGCCGGATCGGTGCGCGATCTCAAGCTGAAAACAGAGGAACCGCGACTCGAAGCCGCGGTTGCCAGACTCCTCCAGCGAGGTGCCGCATGA